The DNA region GTTGCTTCTTCTCCTTTGCCAATAGGGATGTCCTCAATGAGATGGAGTATTGATACTAGAGGGAAACTTATGCATGTCATTTATGtttacactttttattttactgaATACTTTTATGTCATCTTTTTTTACTTCTGCAAGAACTCTGATATGCTCATGATCTTTGTTTATAAGTATGATGATTATCTTAGATGGGGTGGGCATTAGGGTGTTTCCGTGTTTGTAGTTCCTATTAATTTAAGGTCGTTGGATTTTCCACTGATTTTAGGAAGTTAGCAATTTGAGTGATtgtatttgtgtttttgtttgttatttattttattcccaTGCTTTAGAATTTAGATTGATGATTATGGTTTCTGTGTAGTGTCTCTCTGGTCATTGCTGAATGGACACTAGAAAACTACTACCCCTTTTGAGAGCTTGTATGAATTCCAAGTCACTGAAGCAAGGCAAGCTCATTCATCAGAAAGTTGTAACTTTGGGCTTGcaaaatgatattttcttgtGCAAGAACTTGATTAACCTGTATCTTTCTTGCCATTTGTATGATCATGCAAAGTGTGTTTTTGATAACATGGAAAACCCATGTGAGATATCCTTGTGGAATGGCCTGATGGCAGGTTACACTAAGAATTACATGTATGTGGAAGCCCTAGAGCTTTTTGAGAAGTTGTTACACTACCCTTACCTAAAACCTGATAGTTATACTTACCCTAGTGTTCTTAAGGCTTGTGGGGGGCTgtataaatatgttttgggAAAAATGATTCATACATGTTTGGTAAAAACTGGTTTAATGATGGACATTGTTGTTGGAAGCTCTCTTGTGGGTAtgtatgcaaaatgcaatgcatttGAGAAAGCCATATGGCTGTTCAATGAAATGCCTGAGAAGGATGTGGCATGCTGGAATACAGTGATTTCTTGTTATTATCAAAGTGGAAACTTCAAAGAGGCCCTAGAATATTTTGGCCTAATGAGAAGATTTGGATTTGAGCCTAATTCGGTTACAATCACAACTGCTATTTCATCTTGTGCTAGACTTTTGGATTTGAACAGGGGAATGGAAATCCATGAGGAGTTGATCAATAGTGGGTTTCTGCTGGACAGTTTCATTAGCTCTGCTCTTGTTGACATGTATGGAAAATGTGGTCATCTAGAAATGGCCATAGAGGTTTTTGAGCAGATGCCTAAAAAGACTGTTGTTGCTTGGAATTCCATGATTAGTGGATATGGTTTGAAAGGTGACAGCATATCATGCATTCAACTTTTTAAGAGGATGTACAATGAAGGAGTCAAGCCAACTTTGACTACCTTAAGTAGTTTAATAATGGTTTGTTCACGATCAGCCCGACTACTAGAGGGGAAGTTTGTGCATGGATATACAATACGAAACAGAATACAGTCTGATGTTTTTATTAATAGTTCACTCATGGATCTATATTTTAAATGTGGAAAGGTAGAGTTAGCTGAAAACATCTTTAAATTAATACCAAAGTCCAAGGTAGTTTCTTGGAATGTTATGATTTCTGGATATGTGGCTGAAGGGAAACTTTTTGAAGCCCTTGGCCTCTTTAGTGAAATGAGAAAATCGTATGTTGAACCTGATGCTATTACTTTTACCAGTGTTTTGACAGCTTGTTCTCAACTAGCAGCACTAGAAAAAGGTGAAGAGATTCACAATCTGATTATTGAGAAAAAATTGGACAACAATGAAGTGGTTATGGGAGCTCTACTTGATATGTATGCAAAGTGTGGTGCTGTAGATGAAGCATTCAGTGTTTTTAAATGTTTGCCCAAAAGGGATCTGGTGTCCTGGACTTCCATGATTACTGCTTATGGGTCTCATGGTCAGGCCTATGTAGCTTTGGAGCTTTTTGCTGAAATGCTGCAGTCCAACATGAAACCTGATAGGGTTACTTTTCTTGCTATATTATCTGCTTGTGGCCATGCTGGGTTGGTTGATGAAGGGTGCTATTACTTCAATCAAATGGTCAATGTTTATGGCATTATACCTAGAGTTGAACATTATTCATGCTTGATTGATCTTCTTGGACGTGCTGGAAGATTGCATGAAGCATATGAGATTCTGCAACAAAACCCTGAAATCAGGGATGATGTTGAGTTGTTAAGCACATTATTTTCTGCATGCCGTCTGCACAGAAATATTGATTTGGGAGCTGAAATTGCAAGAACGCTTATTGATAAGGATCCTGATGATTCATCAACCTATATTCTCTTGTCAAATATGTATGCTTCTGCACATAAGTGGGATGAAGTACGTGTGGTGAGATCAAAGATGAAAGAGCTTGGATTAAAGAAGAATCCAGGGTGTAGTTGGATTGAGATTAACCAGAAGATCCTTCCTTTCTTTGTAGAAGACAATTCACACTTGCATCTAGAGCTTGTTTTTAAATGCCTTTCATATCTCTCTGATCACATGGAAGATGAGTCTAAACCATTTACATATCATTTTGATGTTGAAACACTGAGATTATATTAGTTTTCAAATTTGCAAAGGAGGATAAGCTTGGGAGCTGGACATCTCATTGGgggtattgtttattttatgcaGCTATATGATGTGGGCCTCATTTGTTTTTTCGAAGAAAAACAGTTTTTTCTGGTTCATTGGTCGTTGGTCCTTTTGTTAATATTTCCCGTTAATTTGGCATTTTGTATGAATTGGGTATGTAGCCATTTTGTCTAGTTGagaaattttgaattcttttggctaGTTTGTGAAAGCTAATCTACACTGAAAATCTTTGATGGATGATTTGGTGCTTATATAAATTTGTGGCTTGTAAATGTGTCCATTCATGATCTGAATTTTTACTGCAGTGTACAATTTTGATGAATTGTCCTCTAGAGATCGTGCTCTAGTGGAGAAGTTATCCCAAAAAATGGGGCTTAGTTGTACATTTTCCGGGTGAGTTCTAACTGCAGCACACATTAAATTTCCATTTTAAATCTGTAAGAATTATAGTCCCATGCCTGGATGGGAACTGTTGCTATTGTATTTGTTTTCTTCAGTTGTACATAATGTTTTCTTGTTCTGAACCTGCATTTTGTATAGGCGTGGGATTAGAAAGAAATCATCTGTTCACAAAACCAAAAAGGAGGTTGACACCACTAGGATGTTGGGTAGTCTTCCTCATGTCACATTTCCTGAAGAGTCAAATCAGGTATTGGGAGATTTCTGTTTTGGCTTAAGGTCTTTGAGTATTCTTGTATAGACCTGTTTCACACTATGTCCACTTCATTTTATTTGTGTTGGCATGCCAGTGAAAATGCAGAATAAAAAGGAGATGGAGCATCCCCAGCATCAAAACCCATTGTTGATGAATCAACAAGGATAGAGATTTCCCAgacataagaattttttttagcatcAAAGGATGAAGGTTTCACTGACTAAGAATACCCATGGAgtattttatgttgtttatcTGTTTCACATGGAAATATGATATGGgctacattttcttttttaaaaaatagtatgatTCATTGGTCTTTTCCTGAACCGTCCTGGTGAATTGGGCATACATTTTggctttttgttaaatttgaatatttcatAAGGGCTAATAGACATTGAAAATCTTCAAAGGATGATTATATAGCTGATATCAGTTTGTTTGGCATATGCAGATTGTATTTGCTATACACATTCACagaatattaattttgtctGCAGTGTACAATTTTGAAGCGAACTGAAGAATGTGTTGCAGTGCATCAATTATCCCAGAAAACGGGGTTTAGAGTAAAAAATTCGGGGTAATTTCTAACTGCCGAGTATATTAGCTCATATAAAATTGCATATGcaattttccttttcattgTGTAAGAATTAATTTACAGTTTTACTAATACGTGTTTTTATTGAGTTTTACATATTGTTTTCTTGATAATGAACCTGTTTTTTGTGTATGACAGGTATTAAACAGAAAGTATCTGTtcacaaaattgaaaagaaaattcacACCACTACCAAGTTGGAGAATCTTCCTTGTTTCACATTTTCTAAAGAGTCAAATCAGGTGTTAGGAGGTTTATTAATCCGTTATCTATCTGGTGATGAAGTACTTTGGGGAGAGATGATTGGAGCATATAGTGACCCTACCGACAGAACAAAACAAAAGGCTTGGTTGAATAGTCATTCTGTAAATTCGAAGTTGTCACCACAGAAAACTTTTGATTGCTCTTTAGTTGTATATGATGAGAATGAGATTACTATCAACGACTGCAGCATGTGGATAAGGAACTGTACTGTTGTTGGACTACTTCCATTATTCTTGCTTTCCAAAGAGATCGCTGTTGCTCTAGCAAAGGATTGTACAGAGGGACACGAGTCTATATCTTCTGATAATTTAGTTAGAGTAATCATATAGATCGGTGGCTTTATTTTGAGTCAACAGCACTTGATGCTTCTCAGATGAACTACGTGAGAGAGTGATTATCAGCAGCAATTTTATACAAAAGTATGCTgatatttctttgtttttactttCAGATTAGATCTTGTAACCATGTTATTCCTTTTCTTTCAATCTGCTtgatatatttgtttgttttcaggTGACACATTCAACCGATGTTCTTCCTCATATTCTACTGTCTGCTGTGGATGCCTTAGCTTGCATTCTGTCCCGTCATGGGCTTTCTGGCATACCACAGACCTCAGATTGTGCTAACACACTGACTTCTATAAATGCTACAAATCCAAAAGAATTCCAAACACAGCTTATAAATCAAGATGCACCCCAGATCAATCCTTCTGAAGTTAAGGCATCTGAACCTGAGGCCATCGAAAATCCGAGTAACTAAACTATTCAAAGCTTGCTCAACCCCAACAATGAATACAGATAAGACTCCTGATTCCTGAAGGATTTTGTACTGGGCTTATAAATCACAATGGCGTGCCTTCTTCTGGAACTATCCAATGGCACAGAAAATCCAGGTGATCCTCCTACAAGTCAGAACACTACAACAGGTTCAGCTTGCTCCATCCAGTCAGCACATATAAATGATGATGCAACCATGACTGATGTGACACCTTCTAAAGATCCAGATCCAACAATATGGTGGGATGTTTCAAAAGGTATAGGGTGAAGTTGTaaatcttccttctttttttcattgttaGTTGAAGGCATGGTTTTAAGTTGTGGTCTACTAGCACAATTGCAAATGCAATATTGTGGTTTTCGACGTCTCCACAATCATTTGTCAATTTCTTGCAATATTTCTCACATTGGTTGAAGGTGTAATTCTAATTGTACATTTACGGGCAATTAACAGGGGCCACTATCAAATGATTTCAGTTGAGTGAACCTTTCCTGAGGTGGGATGGATCAAAGCTAATGTAGATGGGTCCTATAAGGCTCTGCAACATCTTACTAGCAGTTCAGCAGTTTTTCGTGATTCCAC from Glycine soja cultivar W05 chromosome 8, ASM419377v2, whole genome shotgun sequence includes:
- the LOC114423321 gene encoding pentatricopeptide repeat-containing protein At5g27110-like — its product is MDTRKLLPLLRACMNSKSLKQGKLIHQKVVTLGLQNDIFLCKNLINLYLSCHLYDHAKCVFDNMENPCEISLWNGLMAGYTKNYMYVEALELFEKLLHYPYLKPDSYTYPSVLKACGGLYKYVLGKMIHTCLVKTGLMMDIVVGSSLVGMYAKCNAFEKAIWLFNEMPEKDVACWNTVISCYYQSGNFKEALEYFGLMRRFGFEPNSVTITTAISSCARLLDLNRGMEIHEELINSGFLLDSFISSALVDMYGKCGHLEMAIEVFEQMPKKTVVAWNSMISGYGLKGDSISCIQLFKRMYNEGVKPTLTTLSSLIMVCSRSARLLEGKFVHGYTIRNRIQSDVFINSSLMDLYFKCGKVELAENIFKLIPKSKVVSWNVMISGYVAEGKLFEALGLFSEMRKSYVEPDAITFTSVLTACSQLAALEKGEEIHNLIIEKKLDNNEVVMGALLDMYAKCGAVDEAFSVFKCLPKRDLVSWTSMITAYGSHGQAYVALELFAEMLQSNMKPDRVTFLAILSACGHAGLVDEGCYYFNQMVNVYGIIPRVEHYSCLIDLLGRAGRLHEAYEILQQNPEIRDDVELLSTLFSACRLHRNIDLGAEIARTLIDKDPDDSSTYILLSNMYASAHKWDEVRVVRSKMKELGLKKNPGCSWIEINQKILPFFVEDNSHLHLELVFKCLSYLSDHMEDESKPFTYHFDVETLRLY